A stretch of DNA from Nitratireductor thuwali:
CAGCCTCGACGACATGCTCGACCTCGTTTCAGGACGCGTGCCCGTGATCGTCGAGCTCAAGGGCTCGCAGCACAGCGAAGGCCTCGCCGCCGCCGTGGCCGCCCGGTTGAACGCATATCGCGGGCCCGCCGCCATCATGTCGTTTGACCATCGCCTGGTGCGGCGCTTCCCGTTGGAGGCGCCCGGCATCGTCGCCGGACTGACCGCCGAAGGACGCGGCGCAAGGGACATGGAGGCCTATTTTTCCATGCTTGCCAACGGCCTTTCCTTCGTTTCCTATAGTGTCGATGATCTGCCGAACCCGTTTGTCACTTTCGTGCGGGAACGCTTGGCGATGCCCGTCATCACCTGGACCGTGCGGGACGAGGCAGGGGTGGAAATCACCAGACGGTACGCCGACCAGATCACCTTCGAAGGCTTTGCCCCCTGAGGCGAATGTCGAAACACACGGCAACGGACAGGAAGCACGATGAACTCGCACGAGCGCGAAGCGACCTTGCGTGTCGCCACCAGTCTCGACGCATTCACGCCCGATGAATGGGCGCTCCTGGAGGGTGCTTCGAAGGCGCGGGGCGCAAACTACAACCCGTTCCTTTCCCACGCCTTCCTGAAGTCGCTGGAGGAAAGCGGCTGCGCGTGCGCCGCCACCGGCTGGCA
This window harbors:
- a CDS encoding glycerophosphodiester phosphodiesterase, giving the protein MAAPDWLTARPIAHRGFHDLNRERWENTLPAFQAAVDRSYAIECDVHLSKDGVPVVFHDGELQRLTGQPGHVWDKTAAELRQMRIGGTSDTTPSLDDMLDLVSGRVPVIVELKGSQHSEGLAAAVAARLNAYRGPAAIMSFDHRLVRRFPLEAPGIVAGLTAEGRGARDMEAYFSMLANGLSFVSYSVDDLPNPFVTFVRERLAMPVITWTVRDEAGVEITRRYADQITFEGFAP